In the genome of Paracoccus tegillarcae, one region contains:
- a CDS encoding glutathione S-transferase family protein, with translation MTSSTQTTRLYHTPLSPFSRKVRLVLAEKRIEVELVEERYWENNSELLRRNPAGMVPVLRHDGRMLSESQAICEYLDETNPQPPLMPNSPAERYEVRRLCAWFDDKFNREVTRPILEQRVWKKVTRTGYPDSREVKAGLKAIKEHIDYLTGLLETRRWLAGNALSLADFAAAAHFSCLDYISDVDWDRSEMLMNWYATIKSRPAFRGVLADQIPGIHPAAHYAELDFG, from the coding sequence ATGACGAGTTCCACCCAGACAACGCGCCTATATCACACGCCTCTATCCCCCTTTTCCCGCAAGGTACGACTGGTGCTGGCCGAAAAGCGGATCGAGGTCGAATTGGTCGAGGAACGCTATTGGGAAAACAATTCCGAGTTGCTGCGCCGCAATCCCGCCGGCATGGTGCCGGTGCTGCGCCATGACGGGCGGATGCTGTCCGAAAGCCAGGCGATTTGCGAATACCTGGATGAAACAAACCCCCAGCCCCCGCTGATGCCCAACAGCCCGGCCGAGCGCTACGAGGTTCGTCGCCTTTGCGCCTGGTTCGACGACAAGTTCAACCGCGAGGTTACGCGGCCAATCCTGGAACAGAGGGTCTGGAAGAAAGTCACGCGAACGGGATACCCTGACAGCCGCGAGGTCAAGGCGGGGCTGAAGGCGATCAAAGAGCACATCGATTATCTGACCGGGCTTTTGGAAACGCGACGCTGGCTGGCGGGCAACGCACTGAGCCTTGCCGATTTCGCCGCTGCTGCGCATTTCTCCTGTCTGGATTACATTTCGGACGTGGACTGGGACCGCTCGGAAATGCTGATGAACTGGTACGCAACGATCAAGTCGCGCCCGGCCTTTCGTGGGGTGCTGGCCGACCAGATTCCGGGCATCCATCCCGCCGCACATTATGCCGAGCTCGACTTCGGCTAA
- a CDS encoding uracil-DNA glycosylase, with product MDANPTYHGQPVTAEIALALLQWQAEMGADEPILDAPLDRFDLPAASETRAAPPIMTAAPSLPGIDAPATAPVAPRPADGPDIAALVAQAQALAEGADTLDALAAAQEGFDGIELKKGARNFAFADGNRDARVLILGEAPGDEEDRQGRPFVGRAGQFLDRMFAAIGLARDAVDAEKSLYITNVLPWRPPGNRDPSPDEMAMMLPFVRRHIALMDPQFIVLMGNTPCQAALGRRGILRLRGTWTQAFDKPALPMTHPAYLLRNPVAKREAWADLLSLAERLDAATV from the coding sequence ATGGACGCGAATCCCACATATCACGGCCAGCCGGTAACGGCTGAAATCGCTTTGGCGCTGCTGCAATGGCAGGCCGAGATGGGCGCGGATGAGCCGATTCTGGACGCGCCGCTGGATCGCTTTGATCTGCCCGCAGCCAGCGAAACGCGCGCTGCGCCGCCGATAATGACCGCTGCACCCTCGCTGCCCGGCATTGACGCGCCCGCCACGGCGCCGGTGGCCCCGCGCCCCGCCGATGGCCCCGATATCGCAGCCCTTGTGGCGCAGGCGCAGGCACTGGCCGAAGGTGCCGATACGCTCGATGCGCTGGCCGCCGCGCAAGAGGGATTTGACGGGATCGAACTCAAGAAAGGCGCGCGCAATTTCGCCTTTGCCGATGGCAACCGCGATGCGCGCGTGCTGATCCTGGGTGAGGCCCCGGGTGACGAAGAAGACCGGCAGGGCCGCCCCTTTGTGGGCCGCGCGGGTCAGTTTCTGGATCGCATGTTCGCGGCCATCGGACTGGCGCGTGATGCCGTGGATGCGGAAAAATCGCTCTATATCACCAATGTTTTACCATGGCGTCCCCCGGGCAATCGCGACCCTTCGCCCGATGAAATGGCGATGATGCTTCCCTTTGTCCGGCGGCATATCGCATTGATGGATCCGCAGTTCATCGTGCTGATGGGCAACACGCCATGTCAGGCTGCACTGGGCAGAAGGGGCATTTTGCGCCTGCGTGGCACCTGGACCCAGGCCTTTGACAAGCCCGCCCTGCCGATGACCCATCCGGCCTATCTGCTGCGCAACCCGGTGGCCAAACGCGAGGCCTGGGCCGATCTGCTATCGCTTGCAGAAAGGCTGGACGCAGCCACCGTTTAG
- a CDS encoding protein-disulfide reductase DsbD domain-containing protein, translating to MKLFALAFALSAVAAHAQDLPPGLTDARLLPGWTDEQGNRIAALELRLQPGWKTYWRSPGDSGIPPSFDWGASQNIGELTVQWPAPELIDSGGSLSFGFHDRLVLPFSIVPKTPGQPIDLATVVDFGLCENICVPAHLTLDAPPAANQPDPVIQTALNQQPSGSADQPQCRVSGIDDGLRLDLTLADAGWVRAIAVELPARPEVWISVPELSPDGEAGLTASADLVQPDGARFDLDTDGLVFTLIGDRPAVQMQGCAAT from the coding sequence ATGAAACTTTTTGCCCTTGCTTTCGCGCTGTCAGCGGTTGCTGCCCATGCGCAAGATCTGCCGCCCGGCCTGACTGATGCGCGGCTGCTGCCGGGTTGGACCGATGAACAGGGCAACCGGATCGCGGCGTTAGAGCTGCGCTTGCAGCCGGGGTGGAAAACCTATTGGCGCAGTCCCGGCGATAGCGGCATTCCGCCCAGCTTTGACTGGGGCGCCTCGCAAAACATTGGTGAACTCACCGTGCAATGGCCCGCGCCGGAGCTGATCGATTCGGGTGGCTCACTGAGCTTTGGCTTTCATGACAGGCTGGTGCTGCCGTTCAGCATCGTGCCGAAAACGCCCGGCCAGCCGATTGACCTGGCCACCGTCGTGGATTTCGGATTGTGCGAGAATATCTGCGTGCCGGCGCATCTGACCCTTGATGCACCGCCTGCTGCGAACCAGCCCGACCCGGTTATCCAGACGGCGCTGAACCAGCAGCCCTCGGGCAGTGCCGATCAGCCGCAGTGTCGGGTCAGCGGGATCGATGACGGCCTGCGGCTGGACCTGACGCTGGCGGATGCGGGCTGGGTTCGCGCCATCGCGGTCGAACTGCCGGCGCGGCCAGAGGTATGGATATCGGTTCCCGAACTGTCGCCGGATGGCGAAGCAGGACTGACGGCCAGCGCCGATCTGGTGCAGCCGGACGGCGCGCGTTTCGATCTGGATACGGACGGTCTGGTCTTTACGCTGATCGGGGATCGGCCGGCGGTGCAGATGCAGGGCTGCGCCGCGACCTGA
- the mtgA gene encoding monofunctional biosynthetic peptidoglycan transglycosylase has protein sequence MWRALRWFGLRVLLLMVALVGLYGLLNPPTTWTIAREATYPRQWADLDQIAPVMPRSVVAAEDANFCAHWGFDMAEIRKVIASGSNRGASTLTQQTAKNVYLWQNRSWPRKLLETAFTPMIEALWTKRRILEVYLNVAEFGPGVFGVHAAAEYHFSTTPDRLTAAQAARLAAILPAPKQRGTSQGSARSRSIADGAATIARDGRAGCFQ, from the coding sequence GTGTGGCGGGCCCTGCGCTGGTTTGGCTTGCGCGTCCTGCTGCTGATGGTCGCACTGGTCGGGTTGTACGGCCTGCTCAATCCGCCAACCACATGGACCATCGCGCGCGAGGCGACCTATCCCCGTCAATGGGCCGATCTTGACCAGATCGCACCTGTAATGCCACGTTCGGTCGTCGCCGCCGAGGATGCGAATTTCTGTGCGCATTGGGGCTTTGACATGGCAGAAATCCGCAAGGTCATCGCCTCGGGCAGCAATCGCGGCGCCTCGACGCTGACGCAACAGACGGCGAAAAACGTCTATCTCTGGCAAAACCGCAGTTGGCCGCGCAAATTGCTAGAGACCGCCTTTACCCCGATGATCGAGGCGCTTTGGACCAAACGCCGCATTCTTGAGGTTTACCTGAACGTGGCCGAGTTCGGGCCCGGCGTCTTTGGCGTCCATGCCGCTGCCGAGTATCATTTTTCCACCACGCCCGACCGTCTCACGGCTGCTCAGGCCGCGCGGCTGGCCGCGATCCTGCCCGCCCCCAAACAGCGCGGCACCAGCCAAGGCAGCGCGCGCAGCCGGTCGATCGCCGATGGCGCGGCCACCATCGCGCGGGACGGACGAGCGGGTTGTTTCCAATAG
- a CDS encoding efflux RND transporter periplasmic adaptor subunit, producing MRFLLRSLGGLFITAVTFGLLFLAAFQVWLALEQSRTGGARGPDAQEQAFTVQLLTLEAASINPVMQVFGTVESRRRLELRAGASGRITYLDPNLHEGGAVQAGQRLVQTDPSAAQAALDTLLAAEAEGQAALQDARRAVTIATDDLAAARNQADLRRAAVDRQRNLADRGLGTSADREAAELAASSADQAVLSRQSALAEAESAVSTAELALRRNMIDLTEARRSLQLTQVQASFDGRVTSVTAVEGGLVSQNEQLAEIIDPDALEVQIPLSLQQYSRLIARDQGLDGTPVRVVLDGSAGRITAPAHLDRAAASVAEGAAGRTVFARLDEPDARLRPGDFVTVEIDEPPLQPAALIPAAAVGPDGAVLVADEENRLRAHPVSVLRRQGDQVVIAVPDELAGARIVAERAPQLGTGILIRDAAAPAENGTVAGPGDQQQARRQGAQADG from the coding sequence ATGCGCTTCTTGCTACGCAGCCTTGGCGGGCTGTTCATCACTGCCGTGACCTTCGGGCTGCTGTTTCTGGCGGCCTTTCAGGTGTGGCTGGCGCTGGAACAGTCGCGCACCGGCGGCGCCCGCGGGCCCGACGCGCAAGAACAGGCCTTTACCGTCCAGCTGCTGACGCTGGAGGCTGCCTCGATAAACCCGGTGATGCAGGTCTTTGGCACGGTCGAATCGCGCCGTCGTCTGGAACTGCGCGCAGGCGCATCCGGGCGGATCACCTATCTGGACCCGAACCTGCACGAAGGCGGCGCGGTTCAGGCCGGCCAACGGCTGGTACAGACAGATCCGTCGGCGGCGCAGGCGGCGTTGGATACGCTGTTGGCCGCCGAGGCCGAAGGCCAGGCTGCGCTGCAAGACGCCCGCCGCGCCGTGACGATTGCCACCGACGATCTGGCCGCCGCGCGCAATCAGGCAGACCTGCGGCGCGCCGCCGTCGACCGCCAACGCAACCTTGCTGATCGCGGGCTTGGGACCAGCGCCGATCGCGAGGCGGCGGAACTGGCTGCCTCCAGCGCGGATCAGGCGGTGCTATCGCGCCAATCCGCCCTGGCCGAGGCCGAAAGCGCCGTCTCGACCGCCGAACTGGCATTGCGCCGCAACATGATCGACCTGACAGAGGCGCGCCGGTCGCTGCAACTGACACAGGTTCAGGCCAGCTTTGACGGGCGTGTTACCTCGGTCACGGCGGTCGAGGGCGGTCTGGTCAGCCAGAACGAACAACTGGCCGAGATCATCGACCCCGACGCGCTGGAAGTGCAAATTCCGCTGTCGCTGCAACAGTATTCACGGCTGATCGCACGTGATCAGGGGCTGGACGGCACGCCGGTTCGGGTGGTGCTGGACGGATCTGCCGGGCGGATCACGGCGCCGGCCCATCTGGACCGGGCGGCGGCCTCGGTCGCCGAAGGTGCGGCGGGCCGCACCGTATTTGCGCGGCTGGACGAACCCGATGCGCGCCTGCGTCCCGGCGATTTCGTCACCGTCGAGATCGACGAACCACCGCTGCAACCGGCAGCCCTGATCCCGGCGGCTGCGGTCGGGCCCGACGGCGCGGTGCTGGTGGCCGATGAGGAAAACCGGTTGCGCGCCCACCCGGTCAGCGTGTTGCGCCGGCAGGGTGACCAGGTGGTGATTGCGGTGCCCGATGAACTGGCCGGCGCACGCATCGTGGCCGAACGCGCGCCGCAACTGGGCACAGGCATCCTGATCCGCGACGCCGCTGCGCCGGCAGAGAACGGCACGGTTGCCGGACCGGGCGACCAGCAGCAGGCACGCCGGCAGGGCGCACAGGCCGATGGCTGA
- a CDS encoding response regulator — MTSIPDTHILIVDDDERIRALLRRFLEKNGFFVSQARDAQQARRLLGGLEFDLIVLDVMMPGEDGFALTRDLRKTIDTPILLLTAMGDTEDRITGLESGADDYLPKPFEPRELLLRIAAILRRMPTVEAATPKFLSLGTLRYDTEKGELWQGETPLRLTGTEQALLRRLAASRGQPVSRADLIDDLGRGGGNGNGEEADNSERAIDVQITRLRRKIEADPREPRFLQTVRGTGYMLVAD; from the coding sequence ATGACCAGCATACCCGATACTCATATCCTGATCGTCGACGATGACGAACGTATCCGGGCGCTCTTGCGGCGTTTTCTGGAAAAGAACGGCTTTTTCGTCAGTCAGGCCCGCGACGCCCAGCAGGCGCGGCGGTTGCTGGGCGGGTTGGAATTCGATCTGATCGTTCTGGATGTGATGATGCCGGGCGAGGACGGCTTTGCGCTGACGCGCGACCTGCGCAAGACCATCGACACGCCAATCCTGCTGCTGACCGCCATGGGCGATACCGAAGACCGGATCACCGGGCTGGAAAGCGGCGCCGACGATTACCTGCCCAAACCCTTCGAGCCGCGAGAACTGCTGCTGCGCATCGCCGCCATCTTGCGCCGCATGCCGACAGTAGAGGCTGCGACGCCGAAATTCCTCAGCCTTGGCACCCTGCGCTACGATACCGAAAAGGGCGAATTGTGGCAGGGCGAAACCCCGCTGCGCCTGACCGGCACCGAACAGGCCTTGCTGCGGCGCCTGGCTGCCAGCCGGGGTCAGCCCGTCAGCCGCGCCGATCTGATCGATGATCTGGGCCGCGGCGGCGGAAACGGCAATGGTGAAGAGGCCGATAACAGCGAACGCGCCATTGATGTGCAGATCACCCGCCTGCGCCGCAAGATCGAGGCCGACCCGCGCGAGCCGCGTTTTCTGCAGACTGTGCGTGGCACCGGCTATATGCTGGTCGCTGATTAG
- a CDS encoding DUF1269 domain-containing protein — protein sequence MGGGFWGTFIGLLFLNPLLGAAVGAASGALAGRFSDIGIDDKFMKEVAHAVPPGGSAVFVLLRKMTADKMLERLTEVGHGGRVLRTSLSNEQEQQLRDALSGSGEAPAPPPPSA from the coding sequence GTGGGCGGCGGTTTCTGGGGAACGTTCATCGGCCTGCTGTTCCTCAATCCGCTGCTGGGGGCGGCCGTCGGCGCCGCATCGGGCGCGCTGGCCGGTCGGTTCTCCGATATCGGGATCGACGACAAGTTCATGAAGGAAGTGGCCCATGCCGTGCCACCCGGTGGCTCGGCCGTGTTTGTGTTGCTGCGCAAGATGACGGCCGACAAGATGCTCGAGCGTCTGACCGAGGTCGGACATGGCGGCCGCGTCCTGCGGACTTCGCTGTCGAACGAGCAGGAACAACAGCTGCGCGACGCACTGTCTGGCAGCGGCGAGGCCCCAGCACCGCCGCCGCCCTCTGCATAA
- a CDS encoding efflux RND transporter permease subunit — translation MAEGRGLLSLFARHATLANLVLAVMVIGGLVAAPRMRAQFFPDTVIEQINISIRWDGAGAEDVDRSVIAVLEPALLAVEGVTEEESRATQGSGRIELEFEPGWDMSRAVSDVETALATVDTLPEGAEEPEVSRGAWRDRVADVVISGPVGVDQLSRLSDDLLNRLYARGITRATVSGLAAPEVVIEVSMADLVRYDLTMDAIAQTVAAAATAQPAGDVASGAARVRTGSEARDPAAVAALPLRLGADGSELTIGDVASVTATSMDSDEAFYVGRDPAVVIQVQRAAAGDAIGMQREVEAAAEAMRPSLPDGVQIELVRARAEMISGRLQLLIDNAILGLGLVVCLLFLFLNARTALWVAAGIPASLLAAIGLMYMFGMTLNMISLFALILTLGIIVDDAIVVGEHADYRARKLREPAVVAAERAAQRMAAPVVSSTLTTIIAFGGLMAIGGRFGNLILDIPMTVIMVLAASLMECFLVLPNHMSHALTRAARNHWYDRPSQFVNKGLDWITLHAVRPGMGWLIRLRYPVLAATIALFGWSAASLITGKVPWRFFDSPEQGSVAGNFAMLPGSTRDDTLRVLGLMQDAVAGVAAEYEAEYGANPVTHAMAQIGGNSGRPLPGADTKDADLLGSIQIELIDADLRPYSSFELVGDLQAAMPNDPRLETISFRGFRGGPGGDAISVRMSGAEAQRLKEAAEALKTRLSALPEVSALEDSMSYDKEELALELTAQGRALGFTTEGLARELRQRLGGIEAATFPVGIRSGAIQVELPETERRGDFLDRMMMRSTSGRWVPLADIVTVGSRAGFSTIRRENGVRMISVTGDISDDNPARAAEITADLQNLILPQIASEYGIDFEATGLAEQERDFLGDAMLGFALALLGIYMVLAWIFASWTRPLVVMAVIPFGLIGAVWGHSIWGLPMSMFSIVGLIGMSGIVINDSIVLISTVDEYAKNRATRPAIIDAVCNRLRPVLLTTLTTVLGLAPLLYERSSQALFLKPTVVTLAYGLGFGMIVVLLVVPAALGIGEDIAHARRGFRRGLRAGPLRMPLLTGSLVAALGFVALLVPVTLVPAFGLSLPEWWPVAGSASQAMMWYLAAVLLAVLIAAVTLLVRSRRSPASAPPADPRSA, via the coding sequence ATGGCTGAGGGACGCGGCCTCCTGTCGCTGTTTGCGCGACACGCCACGCTGGCCAATCTGGTGCTTGCTGTCATGGTCATCGGCGGGCTGGTTGCCGCGCCCCGCATGCGCGCGCAGTTCTTTCCCGACACGGTGATCGAGCAGATCAATATCTCGATCCGGTGGGATGGCGCGGGCGCCGAGGATGTCGACCGTTCGGTCATCGCGGTGCTGGAACCCGCCTTGCTGGCCGTCGAAGGCGTCACCGAAGAGGAATCGCGCGCCACCCAGGGCTCTGGCCGGATCGAGTTGGAATTCGAGCCGGGCTGGGACATGTCTCGCGCCGTCTCTGATGTGGAAACAGCGCTGGCCACCGTCGACACCCTGCCCGAAGGCGCAGAGGAACCCGAGGTGTCGCGCGGCGCATGGCGCGACCGGGTGGCCGATGTGGTGATCTCGGGGCCGGTCGGCGTCGATCAGTTGAGCAGGCTGTCTGATGACCTGCTGAACCGGCTCTATGCCCGCGGCATCACACGGGCCACCGTATCGGGTCTGGCCGCGCCCGAGGTCGTGATCGAGGTCAGCATGGCGGATCTGGTCCGCTATGACCTGACCATGGATGCGATCGCCCAGACCGTCGCCGCGGCAGCCACCGCGCAGCCGGCGGGCGATGTTGCCTCGGGTGCGGCACGGGTGCGCACCGGATCAGAAGCGCGTGATCCGGCCGCGGTCGCCGCGCTGCCGCTGCGGCTGGGGGCTGACGGCTCCGAATTGACCATTGGCGATGTGGCAAGCGTCACCGCGACCAGCATGGACAGCGACGAGGCCTTTTATGTCGGACGCGATCCGGCAGTGGTGATCCAGGTCCAGCGCGCCGCCGCCGGCGACGCCATCGGCATGCAGCGCGAGGTCGAGGCCGCTGCCGAGGCGATGCGCCCCAGTCTGCCTGACGGCGTCCAGATCGAGCTGGTACGCGCACGCGCCGAAATGATCTCGGGGCGTCTGCAACTGCTGATCGACAATGCGATCCTAGGTCTGGGGCTGGTGGTCTGCCTGCTGTTTCTGTTCCTCAACGCCCGCACCGCGCTGTGGGTGGCGGCGGGGATCCCGGCCTCGCTGCTGGCGGCAATCGGGCTGATGTATATGTTTGGCATGACGCTGAACATGATCTCGCTTTTCGCGCTTATCCTGACACTTGGCATTATCGTCGACGACGCCATCGTGGTTGGCGAACACGCCGATTATCGTGCCCGCAAACTGCGAGAACCAGCGGTGGTCGCGGCGGAACGTGCAGCGCAGCGGATGGCCGCGCCGGTCGTGTCCTCGACCCTGACCACGATCATTGCCTTCGGCGGGTTGATGGCCATCGGCGGACGTTTCGGCAATCTGATCCTCGATATCCCGATGACGGTGATCATGGTGCTGGCGGCCTCGCTGATGGAGTGCTTTCTGGTCCTGCCCAACCACATGTCCCACGCCCTGACCCGCGCCGCCCGCAACCACTGGTATGACCGGCCCTCGCAATTCGTGAACAAGGGGCTGGACTGGATCACCCTGCATGCGGTGAGACCGGGCATGGGCTGGCTGATCCGGCTGCGCTATCCGGTCTTGGCCGCGACGATTGCCCTGTTTGGCTGGTCTGCCGCCTCTTTGATCACCGGCAAGGTGCCCTGGCGTTTCTTTGATTCGCCCGAACAAGGCAGCGTCGCGGGCAATTTCGCCATGCTGCCCGGCTCGACCCGCGATGATACGCTGCGCGTGCTGGGACTGATGCAAGATGCGGTCGCGGGCGTCGCCGCCGAGTATGAGGCCGAATACGGCGCCAACCCGGTTACCCATGCGATGGCTCAGATCGGCGGCAATTCAGGCCGCCCCCTGCCCGGCGCCGACACCAAGGACGCCGATCTGCTGGGCTCGATCCAGATCGAGTTGATCGACGCAGATTTGCGGCCCTATTCCAGCTTTGAACTGGTTGGCGATCTGCAGGCGGCCATGCCGAACGATCCGCGACTTGAAACGATCAGCTTTCGCGGATTTCGCGGCGGGCCGGGGGGGGATGCGATCTCGGTGCGCATGTCGGGCGCCGAGGCGCAGCGCCTGAAAGAGGCCGCCGAGGCACTGAAGACGCGGCTGTCCGCCCTGCCCGAGGTTTCGGCGCTGGAAGACAGCATGTCCTACGACAAAGAGGAACTGGCGCTGGAACTGACCGCGCAGGGTCGCGCGCTTGGCTTTACCACCGAGGGTCTGGCGCGCGAATTGCGGCAGCGCCTTGGCGGGATAGAGGCGGCGACCTTTCCCGTGGGCATTCGCAGCGGCGCAATCCAGGTCGAACTGCCCGAGACCGAACGGCGCGGCGACTTTCTGGACCGCATGATGATGCGCTCGACCTCGGGGCGGTGGGTGCCACTGGCCGATATCGTGACCGTTGGCAGCCGGGCGGGCTTTTCCACCATCCGACGCGAGAACGGCGTCCGAATGATCTCGGTCACCGGCGACATATCCGACGACAACCCCGCCCGCGCAGCCGAGATCACGGCGGATCTGCAAAACCTGATCCTGCCGCAGATCGCATCGGAATATGGCATCGATTTCGAGGCCACCGGGCTGGCGGAACAAGAGCGTGACTTTCTGGGCGACGCCATGCTGGGCTTTGCGCTGGCGCTGCTGGGCATCTACATGGTGCTGGCCTGGATCTTTGCCTCGTGGACACGCCCGCTGGTGGTGATGGCAGTCATTCCATTCGGGCTGATCGGCGCGGTTTGGGGGCATTCGATCTGGGGGCTGCCCATGTCGATGTTCTCGATTGTCGGGTTGATCGGCATGTCGGGCATCGTCATCAACGACTCGATCGTGCTGATCTCGACCGTGGACGAATATGCCAAGAATCGCGCCACGCGGCCCGCGATCATCGACGCGGTTTGCAACCGCCTGCGTCCTGTCCTGCTGACCACACTGACCACGGTTCTGGGACTGGCGCCGCTGCTGTATGAACGGTCTTCACAGGCGCTGTTTCTGAAACCGACCGTGGTCACGCTGGCTTATGGGCTGGGCTTTGGGATGATCGTCGTGTTGCTGGTCGTGCCGGCCGCACTTGGCATCGGCGAGGACATCGCCCATGCCCGCCGCGGCTTTCGGCGCGGTCTGCGTGCAGGGCCGCTGCGGATGCCGCTGCTGACGGGGTCGCTGGTGGCGGCACTGGGCTTTGTCGCGCTGCTGGTGCCGGTCACGCTGGTCCCGGCATTCGGCCTGTCGCTGCCCGAGTGGTGGCCGGTCGCCGGTTCGGCAAGTCAGGCGATGATGTGGTATCTGGCGGCTGTCCTGCTGGCGGTTCTGATCGCCGCCGTGACCCTGCTGGTCAGGTCGCGGCGCAGCCCTGCATCTGCACCGCCGGCCGATCCCCGATCAGCGTAA
- a CDS encoding YqgE/AlgH family protein — translation MTDHTDLTGKILIAMPGMLDPRFERSVVLICAHSDEGAMGLVLNRPLPEIEFNDLLGQLGIDADDQTQQIEVRFGGPVEPGRGFVLHHADRIEDDEAEGMMRIGTDLAMTSTRDILEDLAHGSGPGQAVLALGYAGWGPGQLEDEMLANGWLTGETGEDLIFSTDNEAKWGAALRAQGVDPSLLSAAAGRA, via the coding sequence ATGACCGACCACACTGATCTGACAGGAAAGATCCTGATTGCCATGCCAGGCATGCTTGATCCGCGCTTTGAACGCTCGGTCGTGCTGATCTGCGCGCATTCCGATGAAGGGGCGATGGGACTGGTCCTGAACCGCCCGCTGCCCGAGATCGAGTTCAACGACCTGCTGGGACAGTTGGGCATAGATGCGGACGACCAGACCCAGCAAATCGAGGTCCGCTTTGGCGGTCCGGTCGAACCGGGGCGCGGTTTCGTGCTGCATCACGCCGACCGCATCGAGGACGACGAGGCCGAAGGCATGATGCGCATCGGCACCGATCTGGCGATGACCTCGACACGCGACATTCTGGAAGATCTGGCCCATGGCAGCGGCCCCGGTCAGGCCGTTCTGGCGCTTGGCTATGCCGGCTGGGGGCCGGGCCAACTGGAGGACGAAATGCTGGCAAATGGCTGGCTGACGGGCGAAACCGGTGAGGATCTGATCTTCAGCACCGACAATGAGGCCAAGTGGGGCGCCGCGCTGCGGGCGCAGGGCGTGGATCCCTCGCTGCTGTCCGCCGCCGCAGGAAGGGCTTGA